A stretch of Lathyrus oleraceus cultivar Zhongwan6 chromosome 6, CAAS_Psat_ZW6_1.0, whole genome shotgun sequence DNA encodes these proteins:
- the LOC127094199 gene encoding eukaryotic translation initiation factor 4 gamma-like, with the protein MKRQREPYKKTKKAKREKLGETFVSIPPVPLVSSSSPSKSLPSNSPSLHLRQMSSSLPEPSSIYTYYEPTPSTTNPYETPTSNPPSHPLQKFNLTTTTLPISEAQLFNEPISPPSLTPSSPPYYTISSDSEPSELQSPTITQLQARALSAHNQPEPETNIPSPSEQPPTSPYEPHIETPTENPITHQSEPPTETIPTPPTPTSPTSEPEPTFAALEEAVTLFGESLVEKIKSLSENSRISDDPSVVRIHWNRDRLTREAEERARREAEEKACLEENQREREVAEKAATEAATAAAEAEAKAKANAEEVARIATKEAAKTREDALTQREQSHFDFAPLVLKTLEELQKEQEIVTARLDQ; encoded by the exons atgaagaggcAGAGAGAGCCCTATAAGAAGACGAAGAAAGCTAAGAGAGAAAAGCTGGGAGAAACTTTTGTATCTATACCACCTGTGCCTCTGGTCTCATCCTCTTCTCCAAGTAAGTCTTTACCTTCTAACTCTCCATCTTTACATTTAAGGCAAATGTCTTCTTCCCTACCCGAACCTTCCTCAATCTATACATACTATGAACCTACACCCTCCACCACAAATCCCTATGAAACACCCACGTCTAACCCACCATCACATCCCCTTCAAAAATTCAATCTCACCACCACAACCCTGCCCATATCCGAAGCTCAACTGTTCAATGAACCCATATCTCCACCCTCATTAACACCCTCATCCCCACCTTACTATACCATCTCCTCTGATTCTGAACCATCTGAGCTCCAATCCCCCACTATCACTCAACTCCAGGCCCGCGCCCTCTCCGCCCACAACCAACCTGAACCAGAAACAAATATTCCTTCACCGTCTGAACAACCTCCAACATCTCCATATGAACCACACATAGAAACTCCCACTGAAAACCCCATTACCCATCAATCTGAACCTCCCACTGAAACCATCCCCACACCACCAACACCTACATCTCCAACCTCTGAACCAGAACCCACCTTTGCCGCCCTGGAAGAAGCAGTAACCTTATTTGGTGAGTCTTTAGTGGAGAAGATCAAATCACTATCTGAAAACTCTAgaatcagtgatgatccctctgtAGTGAGGATTCACTGGAATAGG GACCGTCTGACCAGAGAGGCAGAAGAGAGAGCTAGaagagaagctgaagagaagGCTTGTCTAGAGGAAAACCAAAGAGAAAGAGAAGTTGCAGAAAAGGCCGCCACTGAGGCTGCTactgctgctgctgaagctgaagccaaagcaAAGGCTAATGCTGAAGAAGTAGCACGCATAGCCACGAAAGAAGCTGCTAAGACTAGGGAGGATGCTCTGACTCAGAGGGAGCAATCTCACTTTGATTTCGCTCCTCTAGTGCTGAAGACTCTGGAAGAACTACAGAAGGAACAAGAGATTGTGACAGCAAGACTAGATCAATAA